Sequence from the Streptomyces peucetius genome:
CTGGGAGGCGCGCCCGCCCGCCGTGCTGCCGACCTCCGCGCCTTCGGCGACCGCCACCGCGAAACCCTCGAAGAAGCCCTCGGCCTCACCGAGCGCCGCCACCTCTGCCCCCAGGACGAGCGCACCCGCTCCCGAGCCCCCGCCGCCCGCTCCTTCGAAGAGCGGCCCGCCCCCGCCGGTGCCCATCGCCGTGGGCAGCGGCTGGGCCCAGGTGGTCAACGCGGACTCCGGGCTGTGCCTGGACGTCGAGGACGGTGTCATGGCGGACCGCACCGACGTCCTGACCGTTCCCTGCGACGGCACGCCCACCCAGCGGTGGAGACTCGAACCCGTCGGCCTGCTGCGCAACAGCGCCGATCCCGAGTACTGCCTGGACTCGCGCGGCGCCACGGACCGCGGCGTCGGCATCTGGTCCTGCGACTCCGTCGAGGGCGGGAACGGCATCAACCTCCTCTTCCTCGTCGACTCCGGGGGAGCGGTCCGCCCCCGGATCGCCCCGGACTTCGCCCTCGAACCTCTCGGCGGCTCCGGCGGCACCCTCGACTTCGACCCGGCGGACGCGGACCGCGACCAGCGCTGGATCGCGCGGTCCTGAACCGCGCGCCACCGGCCGGAGTGTTCCGCCGGGCTCCGCGCCGTCAGGTCGTGGAGCAGGGCGTGCCGTTCATCGTGGCCGCGCGGCAGGCGGTCAACCGCTGGATCCGCACGAGCGGCGTGTACGACCCGGTCGTCGACTTCGGCCGGGCCCTGCGCGACCCGGCCGACCCGCAGCGACTTCTCCCGCGCTACGACAGCGGCGACCACCTCCACCCGAACGACGCCGGAGCCGAGGCGATGGCCGCCGCCGTCCCCCTTCACGTGCTGCGCTGACCACCTGCCGCGCCGGCCGGCGGTCCGCCCGACACGTGGCTGTCCGGCCGTCAGCCGGGGAGTTCGGTGCGCTCCCACCATTCGTAGACGGGCAGCGTGCCGTCGGCGGTCTCCTGCTGCCGCGTCGTCACCTTGAAGTGCTCGTACCCGCCGCGGAACAGGATCTTGATGTCCGCTCCTGCCGCGGTGACCGGGACGATCCGCTCGGGGAGATCGCCGGGGCCGCCTTCCAGGACTGCTTTCGTCGCGTTGTCGCTCATGCTCGGAAAGTCTCACGGGAGGGCGGCCGGGCCCGTTCGTGACGCGCCGGAAGAGCCCCGGCCGAACCGGGCACGACCCCGAACCGGGCACGACCCCGGACCGGCCGTGCCGGGCGGCCCGGAAGCCCTCCCGGCAAGGTTGCCTCCCGCTACTCGGTCCCGGCGTCGGCGAGGGCCGCCAGGTAGCGCTCGGCGTCCAGCGCCGCGGCGCAGCCGGTGCCGGCGGCCGTGATCGCCTGGCGGTAGGTGTGGTCGACCACGTCGCCGGCGGCGAAGACGCCGGCGACGTTCGTGCGCGTGGAGGGGGCGTCGACGAGCAGGTAGCCGTCGTCGTCGAGGTCCAGCTGGCCCTTCACGAGGTCGGTGCGCGGGTCGTGCCCGATGGCGACGAACAGGCCGGTGGCGGGCAGCTCGGAGACGGCGCCGGTGACGGTGTCGCGCAGGCTCAGGCCGGCGAGCCTGCCGTCCTGTTCGCGGATGCCGGCGACCTCGCTGTTCCACGCGAAGGTGATCTTCGGGTCGGCGAAGGCACGCTCCTGCATCGCCTTCGAGGCGCGCAGTGTGTCGCGGCGGTGGACGATCGTGACGGACCTGGCGAAGCGGGAGAGGAACGTCGCCTCCTCCATCGCCGTGTCGCCTCCGCCGACCACGACGATGTCCTGGTCACGGAAGAAGAAGCCGTCGCAGGTCGCGCAGTACGAGACGCCGCGGCCGGAAAGTTCGTCCTCGTGCTCCAGACCGAGCCTGCGGTGCTGCGAACCGGTCGCCACGATCACGGCCCTGGCGCGGTGGACCGTGCCGGCGGTGTCGGTGACCGTCTTGACGTCCTCGCTGAAGTCGACGGCGACGATGTCGTCCGGGATCAGCTCGGCGCCGAAGCGCTCCGCCTGGGCCCGCATGTTGTCCATCAGGTCCGGGCCCATGATCCCGTCACGGAATCCCGGGAAGTTCTCGACCTCGGTGGTCTGGATCAGCGCGCCTCCGGCTGTCACCGACCCTTCGAAGACCAGCGGCTTCAGCGAGGCGCGCGCCGTGTACAGCGCGGCCGTGTAG
This genomic interval carries:
- a CDS encoding DUF5988 family protein produces the protein MSDNATKAVLEGGPGDLPERIVPVTAAGADIKILFRGGYEHFKVTTRQQETADGTLPVYEWWERTELPG
- the trxB gene encoding thioredoxin-disulfide reductase; this translates as MTAETEVTAENEIRNVIVIGSGPAGYTAALYTARASLKPLVFEGSVTAGGALIQTTEVENFPGFRDGIMGPDLMDNMRAQAERFGAELIPDDIVAVDFSEDVKTVTDTAGTVHRARAVIVATGSQHRRLGLEHEDELSGRGVSYCATCDGFFFRDQDIVVVGGGDTAMEEATFLSRFARSVTIVHRRDTLRASKAMQERAFADPKITFAWNSEVAGIREQDGRLAGLSLRDTVTGAVSELPATGLFVAIGHDPRTDLVKGQLDLDDDGYLLVDAPSTRTNVAGVFAAGDVVDHTYRQAITAAGTGCAAALDAERYLAALADAGTE